One Solanum pennellii chromosome 9, SPENNV200 DNA segment encodes these proteins:
- the LOC107029631 gene encoding leucine-rich repeat receptor protein kinase MSP1-like has product MTKKASKWEACVLMIILLCFTQQPVVTTGYLVNDMELLKALRNSLVLKRDVIPRWFDIKTPPCNWTGIKCEGERVIQIDFPCTGSPLNVPFPGNVGKFRSLKHLNLSHCALTGTIPTDVWSLENMETLDLTDNRLTGELPPTISNLRNLRYLVLDDNGFSGSLPLAICELKELRELSVHANFFTGNLPDEIGNMEKLQSLDFSSNFFSGNLPSSLGNLMELLFVDASQNNLTGLIFPEIGKLGMLKILSLSSNMLSGPIPATIGHLKQLEILDLQNCKFTGSIPDEISELSNLNYLNVAQNEFDGELPSSIGKLENLLYLIASNAGLSGTIPSELGNCKRLKSINLSFNSFSGALPDELSGLDSLKSLVLDSNGLSGPLPMWISNWTQVESIMVSKNFLSGPLPPLYLPLLSVLDVSANSLSGELSSEICGAKSLSVLVLSDNNFTGDIQSTFGNCSSLTDLVLSGNNLSGKLPSYLGELQLITLELSKNQFSGMVPDQLWESKTLMGISLGNNMLEGPIPATIAKLSTLQRLQLDNNLFEGSIPRSIGNLKNLTNLSLHGNKLTGGIPLELFGCTKLVSLDLGANSLSGEIPRSIAKLKLLDNLVLSNNQFSGPIPEEICSGFQNMPLPDSEFTQHYGMLDLSNNELDGSIPLSIKDCIVVTELLLQGNKLTGSIPPEISQLGNLTMLDLSFNSLTGPVFHQLFPMSSLQGLILAHNQISGSIPDNLDTMMPSLVKLDLSNNWLSGSFPPSAFRLKSLTYLDISMNSFSGPLSFNVGTSSSLLVLNASNNQLSGALDDSLSNLTSLSKLDLHNNSITDNLPPSLSALASLIYLDLSSNRFQKSFPCSICGIEGLVFSNFSGNKFIDLPPDVCTKARKCIPSEPVLPPRENYPSTPVLSHASVLGIALGASIFSLVVLIVVLRWRMLRQEAVLVDRGKGKHGKKTDPTSTDELLIKKPKEHLSINIATFEQSLLRINPTAILSATENFSKSYIIGDGGFGTVYKAKLPEGQTIAVKRLNGGHMHGDREFFAEMETIGKVTHENLVPLLGYCVFADERFLIYEYMENGSLDFWLRNQADAVEALDWPTRFKICLGSAVGLSFLHHGFVPHIIHRDIKSSNILLDKNFEPRVSDFGLARIISACESHVSTILAGTFGYIPPEYGQTMTATTKGDIYSFGVVMLELVTGRAPTGQADVEGGNLVGWVRWMVSNGKEIETLDPFISGSGLLKDQMLRVLSIARLCTSDEPWKRPSMLEVVKLLKEAKNNGACGV; this is encoded by the coding sequence ATGACAAAGAAAGCTTCAAAATGGGAGGCTTGTGTACTAATGATCATTCTTCTCTGCTTTACACAACAACCAGTAGTCACAACTGGCTATTTGGTCAACGACATGGAGTTACTGAAGGCTCTACGAAATTCTCTTGTCCTGAAAAGGGATGTTATTCCCAGATGGTTTGATATAAAGACTCCTCCATGCAATTGGACCGGCATAAAGTGTGAAGGTGAACGTGTCATCCAGATAGACTTTCCATGTACAGGATCACCGCTAAATGTACCATTTCCTGGAAATGTTGGAAAATTTAGGTCCCTCAAGCACCTGAACCTCAGCCACTGTGCCCTCACTGGTACTATACCTACAGATGTTTGGAGTCTGGAGAATATGGAGACACTAGACTTGACTGACAACAGGTTAACTGGCGAGCTTCCTCCAACTATATCTAACCTGAGAAACCTGAGATATCTTGTACTCGACGATAATGGTTTCTCAGGCAGTTTACCATTAGCAATTTGTGAGCTCAAAGAGCTCAGGGAACTATCAGTTCATGCAAACTTTTTTACTGGCAATCTTCCTGATGAGATTGGAAACATGGAGAAGTTGCAGTCTCTTGATTTCAGTTCAAATTTCTTCTCTGGTAATCTACCTTCCAGCCTAGGTAATTTGATGGAGCTTCTATTTGTTGATGCCAGTCAAAACAACTTGACCGGATTGATATTTCCAGAAATTGGAAAACTAGGGATGCTtaaaattctctctctctcatccAACATGTTGTCTGGACCTATACCTGCAACAATTGGCCATCTGAAGCAGCTGGAGATACTTGATCTCCAAAACTGCAAATTCACTGGAAGTATTCCTGATGAGATTTCTGAATTGAGTAATTTGAATTACTTGAATGTAGCACAGAATGAATTTGATGGAGAGCTTCCCTCAAGCATTGGAAAGCTAGAAAATTTGCTTTACCTTATTGCTTCAAATGCCGGATTGTCTGGAACAATCCCTTCAGAGTTAGGGAACTGCAAAAGGCTCAAATCAATAAATTTGTCCTTCAACTCATTTTCAGGGGCATTACCTGATGAACTTTCTGGGTTGGATTCACTTAAATCACTTGTGCTTGATTCAAACGGCTTATCAGGCCCCCTGCCTATGTGGATTTCCAACTGGACGCAAGTAGAGTCAATAATGGTGTCAAAGAACTTCCTAAGTGGACCTCTCCCACCACTGTATCTCCCTTTGCTATCTGTTCTTGATGTCAGTGCTAACAGTCTATCTGGTGAGTTGTCTTCAGAGATATGTGGTGCCAAATCATTGAGCGTGCTGGTGTTGTCAGATAACAACTTCACTGGTGACATCCAAAGTACTTTCGGGAACTGTTCAAGCCTCACAGACTTGGTGTTGTCTGGAAACAATCTCTCAGGTAAACTGCCTTCTTATCTTGGGGAGCTTCAGCTTATTACTCTTGAGCTATCGAAAAACCAATTCTCTGGGATGGTACCAGATCAACTATGGGAGTCAAAAACATTAATGGGGATCTCACTCGGCAACAATATGCTTGAAGGTCCAATTCCAGCGACTATTGCAAAACTTTCAACCCTCCAGAGATTGCAACTTGATAATAATCTGTTTGAAGGAAGCATACCGCGTAGCATTGGTAACTTGAAGAACCTGACCAATCTCTCTCTTCATGGTAACAAGTTAACTGGAGGTATTCCATTGGAGCTTTTTGGATGTACAAAGTTGGTATCTCTTGATCTTGGTGCAAACAGTCTTTCAGGTGAAATTCCAAGATCAATAGCTAAGCTGAAATTGCTAGACAATTTGGTTCTGTCTAACAATCAGTTTTCTGGCCCTATACCTGAGGAAATTTGTTCTGGGTTCCAGAATATGCCTTTACCAGACTCTGAATTCACCCAGCATTATGGCATGCTTGATTTGTCCAACAATGAACTAGATGGGTCCATCCCACTCTCAATTAAGGATTGCATAGTTGTGACAGAGCTACTTCTACAGGGAAATAAGCTCACGGGAAGCATTCCTCCTGAAATTTCTCAGCTCGGTAATTTAACAATGCTTGATCTATCTTTCAATTCCTTGACAGGTCCAGTGTTTCATCAGCTGTTTCCAATGTCAAGCCTCCAAGGTCTCATACTTGCTCATAACCAGATAAGTGGATCTATTCCTGATAATCTCGACACTATGATGCCAAGTTTAGTCAAGCTAGACCTTTCAAATAACTGGTTGAGTGGCTCATTTCCGCCTTCTGCATTTAGGCTCAAAAGTTTGACTTACCTGGACATCAGCATGAATTCTTTCTCAGGCCCCCTGTCTTTTAACGTTGGAACCTCCAGCTCGTTGTTGGTCTTAAATGCTAGCAACAACCAACTCTCTGGTGCTCTTGATGATTCTCTCTCTAATCTGACATCCTTGTCCAAGCTAGATCTCCATAACAACTCAATCACAGACAACTTGCCCCCATCACTTTCAGCTCTTGCTTCCCTGATATATCTTGACTTATCCAGCAACCGTTTTCAAAAGTCCTTTCCTTGTAGTATTTGTGGCATAGAAGGCCTTGTTTTTTCCAATTTCTCTGGCAACAAATTCATTGACCTACCCCCTGATGTGTGCACTAAGGCTAGGAAATGCATACCAAGTGAACCTGTTTTACCTCCCAGGGAAAACTATCCATCTACTCCAGTTCTAAGCCATGCATCAGTCTTGGGCATTGCTTTGGGTGCATCGATCTTTTCTCTTGTGGTGCTCATTGTAGTTCTCAGATGGAGAATGCTGAGACAAGAAGCTGTACTTGTTGACAGAGGTAAAGGTAAGCATGGAAAGAAAACTGACCCCACATCTACTGATGAGCTTTTGATTAAGAAGCCAAAGGAGCATCTGAGTATCAACATTGCAACCTTTGAGCAGTCTTTGTTACGAATCAACCCTACAGCTATTCTCTCAGCCACTGAGAACTTCAGCAAGAGTTACATCATTGGTGATGGTGGCTTTGGTACTGTATACAAAGCCAAACTGCCTGAAGGCCAGACCATTGCTGTCAAGAGGCTGAACGGAGGCCACATGCATGGTGATCGCGAGTTCTTTGCTGAAATGGAAACAATTGGGAAAGTAACGCATGAAAATCTGGTGCCATTGCTTGGTTATTGTGTCTTTGCAGATGAGAGGTTCTTGATATATGAATACATGGAGAATGGAAGCCTTGATTTCTGGTTGAGAAACCAAGCAGATGCTGTAGAAGCACTTGACTGGCCAACTCGTTTCAAGATTTGTCTAGGGTCAGCTGTTGGACTTTCCTTTCTACACCATGGTTTTGTTCCACACATCATCCACAGAGACATCAAGTCAAGCAACATACTCCTAGACAAGAACTTTGAACCACGAGTGTCTGACTTTGGCCTGGCTCGAATAATTAGTGCTTGTGAGAGCCATGTTAGCACAATCCTTGCTGGTACATTCGGGTACATACCTCCCGAGTATGGACAAACCATGACGGCCACAACAAAGGGAGACATCTACAGCTTTGGAGTGGTGATGTTGGAACTGGTAACAGGAAGGGCACCAACAGGACAGGCTGATGTTGAAGGAGGCAATCTTGTTGGCTGGGTGAGATGGATGGTTTCAAATGGCAAGGAGATTGAAACGTTGGATCCATTTATTTCTGGTTCAGGATTATTGAAGGATCAAATGCTGCGCGTTCTTTCCATTGCAAGGTTATGCACCAGCGATGAGCCATGGAAGCGACCATCAATGCTTGAAGTGGTGAAACTGTTGAAGGAGGCCAAGAACAATGGTGCTTGTGGAGTGTGA
- the LOC107029632 gene encoding CRIB domain-containing protein RIC4-like encodes MEKFVVFPFSLGCVSESSVPVVNTNKSHNTNNISQLNDHLPTKRQVVGEKSPSKVKINGFLVRRRITQGVDTFKRNFKGFYQLFVYKEEMEIGYPTDVKHVTHIGSTKINPMIKNWDNSKESDLPSISIQQFELAMAAGSSRF; translated from the exons ATGGAGAAGTTTGTTGTATTTCCATTTTCTTTAGGGTGTGTTTCTGAATCAAGTGTTCCAGTGGTCAACACCAACAAAAGCCACAACACAAACAATATTTCTCAATTAAATGATCACCTTCCAACAA AGAGACAAGTAGTTGGAGAAAAGAGTCCatcaaaagtgaaaataaatgGATTTTTGGTGAGACGACGAATTACTCAAGGAGTGGACACATTCAAAAGGAATTTCAAAGGTTTCTATCAATTATTTG TGTACAAAGAAGAGATGGAAATAGGATATCCAACAGATGTGAAGCATGTAACACATATTGGATCTACAAAAATTAATCCTATGATTAAAAACTGGGATAATTCAAAGGAATCTGATTTACCTTCTATTTCTATTCAACAATTTGAACTTGCTATGGCTGCTGGATCCTCTAGGTTTTAG